A genomic window from Salvia miltiorrhiza cultivar Shanhuang (shh) chromosome 5, IMPLAD_Smil_shh, whole genome shotgun sequence includes:
- the LOC131025646 gene encoding uncharacterized protein LOC131025646 → MSNTIQNLDPALARRLADMEAIIQRIPGVPAPIKKSAESCYADLPFVDEIALYASSRKLEKISEDLYAIVQRHGEPLRDYIGRFNKEKVSITNCSEQTAVTAFRKGLLPGLDLYKTLTKYPCKTMEDVLIQAWAQIKWEEDQYNMQRVFPPSRPERDHRVDKRSGRDRRAEPYPPYRQSRERDEYDRAPDTRPREKAKIPEYALSISPAEAVEALRNLGNKVKWPERMRAPADQRDRLEVAYLLKQGHLTDYLIEKGKQTLQQERDRHDDHREATPPNPPSHERTVNVIYGGSEVSGVTHSAAKKHTRQAKSNKAETNMPCQTASTLPTQTISFHTTESDKLLHPHHDALGDGLERVQNNKKKFAVLIGFSGETKTTMGEIDLPVYAEGVNQSTKFLVINAPSAFNVILGRPWIHDMEAVPSTYHQVIRFPTKWGIKEIRGEQKDSRACYQTTMKAKQTTQ, encoded by the exons ATGTCAAACACCATCCAGAATTTAGACCCCGCCTTGGCTAGAAGATTGGCGGATATGGAGGCCATCATCCAACGAATCCCAGGAGTCCCGGCCCCAATCAAGAAAAGTGCAGAGAGCTGTTATGCTGACTTGCCCTTTGTGGATGAAATAGCTTTG TATGCAAGTAGCAGGAAATTGGAGAAAATCTCGGAAGACTTGTACGCCATTGTCCAAAGACATGGAGAACCCCTTCGAGACTATATTGGACGTTTCAACAAGGAGAAGGTGTCAATCACTAACTGTAGTGAGCAAACCGCTGTCACCGCTTTTCGCAAGGGTCTATTGCCCGGCTTGGATCTTTATAAGACTCTCACCAAGTACCCGTGCAAGACCATGGAGGACGTGTTGATTCAGGCTTGGGCGCAGATTAAGTGGGAGGAAgaccaatacaacatgcagagGGTCTTCCCACCCAGTAGACCCGAAAGAGACCACCGGGTAGACAAGAGGTCAGGTCGTGACAGACGTGCTGAACCATATCCACCTTATCGACAAAGCAGAGAAAGGGATGAGTATGATAGGGCACCCGACACACGCCCTCGCGAGAAAGCAAAGATTCCAGAGTATGCCCTATCCATCTCCCCCGCCGAAGCAGTTGAGGCACTAAGGAACCTGGGCAACAAGGTCAAATGGCCAGAGAGGATGAGGGCCCCAGCCGACCAGAGGGACAG ATTGGAAGTGGCCTACCTACTAAAACAAGGCCACCTCACCGATTACCTAATCGAGAAGGGCAAGCAGACCCTACAACAAGAAAGGGATAGACATGATGACCATAGAGAAGCTACACCGCCAAACCCACCATCTCATGAAAGAACCGTGAATGTGATATATGGTGGCTCCGAAGTAAGCGGGGTCACCCACTCCGCAGCAAAGAAGCATACTCGACAGGCTAAGTCTAACAAGGCGGAAACCAACATGCCCTGCCAGACCGCTTCAACCCTTCCGACCCAAACAATCAGTTTTCATACAACTGAATCAGACAAGCTTCTTCACCCTCACCATGATGCTtta GGAGATGGGCTTGAACGAgtccaaaataataaaaaaaagttcgCGGTCCTTATAGGCTTCAGTGGTGAGACCAAGACCACGATGGGGGAGATTGACCTTCCTGTCTATGCCGAAGGGGTGAATCAATCAACTAAGTTCTTAGTGATCAACGCCCCTTCCGCATTCAACGTCATTTTGGGTCGACCATGGATCCATGATATGGAAGCAGTCCCATCCACCTACCACCAAGTCATCCGGTTCCCAACTAAATGGGGCATCAAGGAGATCAGGGGCGAGCAAAAAGATTCAAGAGCATGCTACCAAACGACCATGAAGGCAAAGCAAACCACTCAATAG